From Sulfurovum xiamenensis, a single genomic window includes:
- a CDS encoding 2-oxoacid:acceptor oxidoreductase subunit alpha: MTLEKLKQYNGKNNQKAYIAYKGNIYDVTNSPLWKNGTHQNMHEAGVDLTNVLANAPHGEEVFGKFEIVDTLDEEDENDRNNVSTIDWVQWYRKYHPHPMLVHFPIALHLFASGLDLIFLFQPSASFATAVFYTFFVSTVMGIFTMFSGILSWWINYQLALNHILIKKLIFSVTTLILGIIGIIIYLNDPGVVYLTTLPSIFYHGIIFLTGITVIILGYYGGKLTWPNSTEDTRKDIKDDTIDDSKEEMKKETISPTMKEMNIPFQSVISKSPVSLPQNEEVNIDGKSHSISILIGGAAGTGIKTLENILSAAFKRSGYFVFSTKEYMSRVRGGSNTTLLRISDRPIIAPCWYVDLFIALDTPALSHVQERLTEDSVVLADENVEHEQIQITSIPMNHTAKELGSKNYVNSYAAGVLFGILNLASQPLSGSISRLFDEEDLQGNERAMEAGLTYGNNLETFPSLQLPETLFDSADSMHLMDGSSASGFGFLAGGCNMITAYPMSPSTGVLNFMASMSNEFTLLVEQSEDEIASLNMVLGGWYGGARAMTSTSGGGFALMSEAISLSGMSETPAVVYLAQRPGPATGLPTRTEQGDLNLAIYSGHGYFGRIVLAPGDLQECIDYGYLAFELSDRYQMPVIYMSDQYLADSLSLLKTVDFEAYEQRRYIQPTDASYDRYRLSDTGISARGVPGVGEGIVVTTSDEHDERGQITESYHVREKMVQKRQKKIELSISEAFAPKVYGEGEIAIIGWGSTKGAIMEAINALDDPRLFHVHFSWVHPLNTEHLAFLKQTSLNIVIENNVTGEFAAILKSHDIKIDHRILQSNGFSFFTDRLKEVLEKVLKETT, from the coding sequence ATGACCTTGGAAAAATTGAAGCAGTATAATGGAAAAAATAATCAAAAAGCATATATTGCCTATAAAGGTAATATATATGATGTCACAAACAGCCCACTATGGAAAAATGGAACCCATCAAAATATGCATGAAGCGGGTGTTGACCTCACAAATGTTCTGGCAAATGCACCCCATGGTGAAGAGGTCTTTGGAAAATTCGAGATCGTAGATACACTCGATGAAGAGGATGAAAATGATCGAAATAATGTAAGCACAATAGATTGGGTGCAATGGTACCGTAAATACCATCCACATCCTATGCTGGTTCATTTTCCTATTGCTCTACATCTTTTTGCTTCCGGACTGGATCTTATTTTTTTGTTTCAACCCAGTGCCTCGTTTGCTACAGCAGTTTTTTACACTTTTTTTGTCTCCACAGTGATGGGTATATTTACGATGTTTTCTGGCATATTAAGCTGGTGGATCAACTACCAACTGGCATTGAACCATATTTTGATCAAGAAACTGATATTCTCTGTGACCACCCTCATTCTTGGTATTATCGGTATTATAATCTATCTTAACGATCCTGGTGTGGTTTACTTAACGACACTGCCGAGTATATTTTATCATGGCATCATATTTCTTACAGGGATAACAGTGATCATATTGGGATATTACGGAGGCAAACTCACCTGGCCAAATAGCACAGAGGATACAAGAAAGGATATCAAAGACGATACCATAGATGATAGTAAAGAAGAAATGAAGAAAGAGACTATAAGTCCTACTATGAAAGAGATGAACATACCGTTTCAGTCAGTGATCTCCAAGTCACCCGTGTCTCTACCACAAAATGAAGAAGTAAATATAGATGGGAAGAGTCATAGTATTTCTATTCTTATCGGAGGTGCAGCAGGAACCGGTATCAAGACACTGGAAAATATATTATCTGCTGCCTTTAAACGCAGCGGTTATTTTGTCTTCTCCACCAAAGAGTATATGTCAAGAGTACGAGGCGGAAGCAACACCACCCTGCTCCGTATTTCAGACAGACCTATCATCGCACCATGTTGGTATGTAGATCTTTTTATAGCCTTGGATACCCCTGCCCTCTCGCATGTACAGGAACGGTTGACGGAGGATAGTGTTGTTTTGGCAGATGAGAATGTTGAGCACGAACAGATACAGATCACATCTATACCTATGAATCATACAGCCAAAGAGCTTGGAAGTAAAAATTATGTGAATTCTTATGCCGCCGGTGTACTTTTTGGCATCTTGAATCTTGCATCACAACCATTGTCAGGAAGTATTAGCAGGCTCTTTGATGAAGAGGATCTTCAAGGAAATGAAAGAGCGATGGAAGCAGGGTTGACCTATGGTAATAATCTAGAGACTTTCCCATCTCTACAACTTCCTGAAACGTTATTTGATTCTGCAGATTCCATGCATCTTATGGATGGCTCTTCCGCATCCGGATTTGGTTTTTTGGCTGGAGGATGCAATATGATCACTGCCTATCCTATGTCCCCCTCTACCGGAGTACTGAACTTTATGGCTTCGATGTCCAATGAGTTTACTCTGTTGGTTGAACAGAGTGAAGATGAGATCGCATCGCTGAATATGGTGCTGGGTGGCTGGTATGGCGGGGCAAGAGCCATGACCTCCACTTCAGGGGGTGGATTCGCACTTATGAGTGAAGCGATCAGTCTTTCGGGAATGAGTGAAACACCTGCCGTCGTCTACCTGGCACAGCGTCCTGGTCCAGCCACAGGCTTGCCTACACGAACAGAACAGGGAGATCTGAACCTTGCAATATATAGTGGACATGGATATTTTGGTCGTATTGTCTTAGCACCGGGAGATCTTCAGGAATGTATCGACTACGGCTATCTAGCCTTTGAACTTTCAGATAGGTATCAGATGCCTGTGATCTATATGAGTGACCAGTACTTGGCAGACTCTCTCAGTCTTTTAAAAACAGTGGATTTTGAAGCATATGAACAACGACGCTATATTCAACCTACGGATGCATCTTATGATCGCTACAGACTGAGTGATACAGGTATTTCAGCACGGGGAGTCCCGGGTGTGGGTGAAGGAATAGTGGTCACTACCAGTGATGAACATGATGAGCGTGGACAAATCACTGAGAGCTACCATGTGCGTGAAAAGATGGTTCAGAAGCGGCAAAAAAAGATCGAGTTGTCTATTTCAGAAGCATTTGCTCCTAAGGTCTATGGAGAAGGAGAGATCGCGATCATAGGATGGGGATCTACCAAAGGGGCCATCATGGAAGCAATAAATGCATTAGATGATCCCAGACTCTTTCATGTGCATTTTTCATGGGTACATCCCCTCAATACGGAACACCTTGCATTTCTCAAACAAACTTCACTCAATATAGTGATAGAAAACAATGTCACCGGAGAGTTTGCAGCTATTTTGAAAAGCCATGATATCAAGATCGATCATCGTATCTTACAATCGAATGGTTTTAGCTTTTTTACGGACCGGTTAAAAGAAGTATTGGAAAAAGTACTAAAGGAGACAACATGA
- a CDS encoding heavy metal translocating P-type ATPase, giving the protein MKEAHKDVVCGMDVSEDSKYKSAYHHKTYYFCSEQCKSKFDASPETYLHTEDAKETKDTLHTESCPDGSCDISPSVTQYTCPMHPEIIKDGPGNCPICGMSLEPVMAAEEGENIELRSMTQRFWISAFLALPLFVLAMVADMMPSLLPQNLSTKTLYWIEFALATPVVLWAGWPFYVRAWHSVKSWNPNMFTLIALGVSVAWTYSLVALLFPTIFPPQMRSTEGTVHVYFEAAAVITALVLMGQVLELRARSRTNEAIKMLLSLAPNTATLIHPDGSETTVSTEEVKVGDKLRIRPGEKIPVDGVVVEGASHVDESMVTGEPIAVNKTSGMKLIGATINGSSTLVMQAEKIGADTLLSQIIDMVAKAQRSRAPIQKLADLVSFYFVPTVVFISILTFIVWYLIGPEPRLAYALVSAVAVLIIACPCALGLATPISIMVGTGKGAANGVLIKNAEALEIMEKVSTLVVDKTGTLTEGKPKLVAIETVGEIEENDLLQLSASLEHSSEHPIALSIMEEVEEQKIPLLEVKAFDSITGQGIKGVVNGREMVIGNIHLFESLEVDTSSLKERAESLRGDGATVVLVAIDDEIAGLIAVADPIKETTQDAINALHKDGLKVVMMSGDNLTTANAVARKLGIDEVHADVLPDGKADIIKTLQDQGEIVAMAGDGINDAPALAQSHVGIAMGTGTDVAMESAGITLVKGDLRGIVKAVHLSRATMKNIKQNLFFAFIYNTLGVPVAAGVLYPFFGILLSPMIAAAAMSFSSVSVILNALRLKNKKL; this is encoded by the coding sequence ATGAAAGAGGCTCACAAAGATGTGGTGTGCGGTATGGATGTTTCAGAGGATTCCAAATATAAAAGTGCCTATCATCATAAGACCTACTACTTCTGCAGCGAACAGTGCAAAAGCAAGTTTGATGCCTCGCCAGAGACCTACCTTCATACAGAAGATGCAAAAGAAACAAAAGACACATTACACACAGAGAGTTGTCCTGATGGCAGCTGTGACATAAGCCCGAGTGTGACACAATACACCTGCCCCATGCATCCGGAGATCATCAAGGATGGACCAGGAAACTGTCCTATATGCGGTATGTCACTCGAACCTGTGATGGCTGCTGAAGAAGGAGAGAACATCGAACTCAGGTCAATGACACAGCGTTTTTGGATCTCTGCGTTCCTGGCGCTTCCTCTTTTTGTCTTGGCGATGGTAGCAGATATGATGCCTTCACTTCTACCGCAGAACCTCTCAACAAAAACCTTATACTGGATAGAGTTTGCTTTGGCGACCCCTGTAGTGCTTTGGGCTGGATGGCCTTTTTACGTCAGGGCTTGGCACTCTGTAAAAAGTTGGAACCCCAATATGTTCACGCTCATTGCGCTCGGTGTTTCGGTGGCATGGACCTATAGTCTAGTGGCCTTGCTTTTCCCCACTATTTTCCCGCCACAGATGCGGTCAACGGAGGGTACGGTACATGTCTATTTTGAAGCAGCAGCAGTGATCACTGCTTTGGTGCTGATGGGGCAGGTACTGGAGCTTCGGGCACGTTCAAGAACCAATGAAGCCATCAAAATGCTTCTCAGTCTTGCACCCAACACTGCCACGCTCATTCATCCTGACGGATCGGAAACGACGGTTTCTACTGAAGAGGTCAAAGTAGGCGACAAACTGCGTATCCGTCCCGGAGAAAAGATACCTGTGGACGGTGTTGTAGTGGAAGGAGCGAGCCATGTGGATGAGTCTATGGTAACGGGTGAGCCTATCGCTGTCAATAAAACATCAGGCATGAAACTGATCGGTGCCACGATCAATGGCAGCAGTACACTTGTGATGCAGGCAGAAAAGATCGGTGCAGATACCCTACTCTCACAGATCATCGATATGGTAGCCAAAGCACAACGTTCACGTGCACCTATACAGAAACTCGCAGACCTTGTCTCCTTTTATTTTGTACCGACGGTGGTGTTTATATCTATTCTGACCTTTATTGTATGGTATCTCATCGGGCCCGAGCCCAGATTGGCATACGCACTGGTATCTGCAGTAGCAGTTCTCATCATAGCCTGCCCCTGTGCCCTGGGTTTGGCAACACCTATTTCGATCATGGTGGGTACGGGAAAAGGAGCAGCGAATGGGGTACTGATCAAAAATGCTGAAGCGTTGGAGATCATGGAAAAAGTAAGTACGTTGGTCGTCGACAAGACAGGTACATTGACGGAGGGTAAACCTAAACTTGTTGCTATAGAAACAGTCGGAGAGATAGAGGAAAATGATCTGCTTCAGTTGAGTGCTTCTCTTGAACATTCAAGTGAACACCCTATCGCTCTGTCAATCATGGAAGAAGTAGAAGAACAAAAGATACCATTGCTTGAGGTGAAAGCGTTTGACTCCATTACCGGTCAGGGTATCAAGGGGGTTGTCAATGGACGGGAAATGGTGATAGGCAACATACATCTGTTTGAATCTTTAGAGGTCGATACAAGCAGTCTGAAAGAGAGGGCCGAATCCTTGAGAGGAGATGGTGCTACCGTGGTACTGGTCGCCATAGATGATGAGATCGCCGGCCTCATTGCCGTGGCAGATCCCATAAAAGAGACCACACAGGATGCCATCAATGCACTCCACAAAGATGGACTGAAAGTTGTAATGATGAGTGGAGACAACCTGACCACAGCCAATGCTGTCGCGAGAAAACTTGGTATTGATGAAGTACATGCGGATGTACTCCCCGATGGCAAAGCAGACATCATCAAAACACTTCAAGATCAAGGCGAGATCGTCGCCATGGCAGGCGACGGGATCAATGATGCCCCTGCACTGGCCCAGTCCCACGTAGGGATCGCAATGGGTACAGGTACGGATGTTGCTATGGAGAGTGCTGGGATCACACTTGTTAAGGGTGATCTAAGAGGTATCGTCAAAGCCGTTCATCTTAGCCGGGCTACCATGAAGAATATCAAACAAAACCTCTTTTTTGCCTTTATTTACAATACTCTAGGGGTGCCTGTCGCCGCAGGTGTGCTCTACCCTTTCTTTGGTATTTTGCTCTCTCCTATGATCGCTGCTGCTGCAATGAGTTTCTCTTCGGTGTCGGTGATCTTGAATGCATTAAGATTGAAAAATAAGAAACTCTAA
- a CDS encoding superoxide dismutase, whose protein sequence is MTHTLMDLPFDENALEPYISKETLQYHHGKHHAGYINKLNILIEGTVYAEMKLEEIVTKADGGIFNNAAQVFNHNFYFNGMSKKATSPSKELLALFERDFGSIESFKEKFLDMAAGLFGSGWVWLSIKDSGTLSIESFSNAGNPLLLGHTPLLTCDVWEHAYYIDYRNARADYLEKWWELVNWDFVSENLEASTQ, encoded by the coding sequence ATGACACACACATTAATGGACTTACCTTTTGATGAAAATGCACTGGAACCGTATATTTCAAAAGAAACACTTCAATACCATCATGGTAAACATCATGCCGGATATATAAATAAACTTAATATTTTGATTGAGGGTACGGTCTATGCAGAGATGAAACTTGAAGAGATTGTCACAAAAGCCGATGGTGGTATATTTAACAATGCTGCACAAGTCTTTAACCATAATTTTTATTTTAATGGAATGAGCAAAAAAGCAACTTCTCCTTCTAAAGAACTGTTGGCTTTATTTGAACGTGATTTTGGATCTATAGAGTCATTTAAAGAGAAATTTTTAGACATGGCAGCAGGTTTGTTTGGTTCTGGCTGGGTATGGCTGAGTATAAAAGACTCAGGTACATTGAGCATAGAATCATTTTCCAATGCTGGTAATCCACTTCTTTTAGGTCATACACCATTACTTACATGTGATGTATGGGAACATGCCTACTATATTGACTATAGAAATGCCAGAGCGGATTATCTTGAGAAATGGTGGGAGCTTGTGAATTGGGACTTTGTATCGGAAAACCTAGAAGCAAGTACTCAATGA
- a CDS encoding iron oxidase oxidoreductase, whose protein sequence is MKSSRRYFFRYMSALGLVSFFPVPISAKTAKNIVKYQSTPKDGNACKTCMHFIPETNECKTVEGSIDPNGWCIIYFRDPHYKEVKVEDDNAT, encoded by the coding sequence ATGAAATCATCAAGAAGATATTTTTTTAGATATATGTCAGCACTTGGTTTGGTGAGTTTTTTCCCTGTACCGATCAGTGCCAAAACAGCTAAGAATATCGTAAAATATCAATCTACACCAAAAGATGGAAATGCCTGTAAAACATGTATGCACTTTATACCTGAAACCAATGAATGTAAAACGGTGGAAGGAAGTATTGATCCCAATGGCTGGTGTATCATTTACTTTAGAGATCCTCACTATAAAGAAGTAAAAGTAGAAGATGATAATGCAACTTGA